The DNA sequence GAACAAGCCAATATTGAATTGAGAAATGCAAGTACTTTGGCTAGTAATAATATTGTCTCAAAGAATGAAAGAGCAATGGCAAAAGCTAAATTAGATGCTGCCAATGCAGAAATGAAATTGGCCCAGATCCATCTGTCATTTACGGATATAAAAGCTCCATTCTCCGGAATTATCAACAGAATTCCATTAAAGCTAGGAAGTCTTGTTGACGAAGGTGATCTCTTGACAAGTTTATCGGATAATACCAATGTGTATACCTACTTTAATGTTTCAGAGCCTGAGTATCTGAACTATCAGACCCATGCTGCGGATAGAGGAAGTAAAGAAGTAACACTGATTATGGCCAATGGAGATGCTCTTCCTCAAAAAGGGGAAATTCAGACAATAGAAGGAGAATTTGATAATGAAACAGGTAATATTGCTTTCCGTGCAAAATTTCCAAACCCAGATAAGTTATTGAGAAATGGTGAAACCGGAAAGGTGAGAATGACATTACCTCTCAGAAATGCTTTAATTATTCCACAAAAGGCAACGTATGAAATTCAGGATCAGAAATATGTATTTGTTGTTGGAAAAAATGGTGTATTGAAATCCAGAAATATTAAAGTTGCCTATGAATTACCGGATTTATATGTATTGGCATCAGGACTTGCTGTAGGTGATCAGATTCTTCTGGAAGGAGTTCAGAAAGTGAAAGATGATCAAAAAGTAAAAGTGAAATTCCAGGATCCTAATAAAGTGATTCAATCATTGAAATTAAAAGCAGAGTAGTGTACTCTTAAAATGAAGTTTGTATGTTTAAGAAATTCATTCGCAGACCTGTTCTGTCTATTGTAATCTCATTGATTATTGTATTTATGGGAATTTTGTCGTTGGTGAAACTACCAATCACGCAGTTCCCTTCAATTTCTCCTCCAAAAGTAAATATTACCGCAGAATATCCGGGAGCTAATAACGAGCTATTGATTAAATCTGTGGTTATTCCTTTGGAAAGAGGGTTAAATGGTGTTCCGGGTATGAAGTATATGACTTCAGATGCGGGAAACGATGGTGAAGCCTCTATTCAGGTTGTATTTGATTTAGGAACTGACCCAAATGTCGCAGCGGTAAACGTTCAGAACCGTGTATCTTCTGTTGTTAATAAATTACCTCCATTGGTAGTTCGTGAAGGAGTAAAGATCACTCGTGAAGAACCTAACATGTTGATGTATATTAACTTGTATAGTGATGATCCTAAGGCTGACCAGAAATTTCTATTCAATTATGCAGATATCAACGTGATGTCCGAATTGAGAAGGGTAAGTGGAGTTGGTTTTGCTGATATCCTGGGAACCCGGGAATATGCGATGCGTGTTTGGCTGAAGCCAGATCGATTAACGGCTTACAATATTTCAGCAGATGAAGTAATGGAAGCTTTAAATCAGCAGAGTTTAGAAGCTTCTCCTGGAAAAACGGGAGAGAGTTCTGGAAAACGTTCTCAATCATTTGAATACATTTTAAAATATCCAGGGCGTTTCAGTAGTGAAAAGGATTATGGAAATATTATTCTAAAAGCTAAATCAGCTGGAGAATTTGTAAGGTTAAAAGATGTTGCTGATATCGAATTTGGGAGTTCAATGTATGATATTTACTCAACATTGAATGGAAAACCTTCAGCCGCAATCACCGTAAAGCAGTCGTATGGTTCGAATGCAAGTGATGTTATTAAAAATGTAAAAACCTTAATGGCTAGCCTTGAGAAGACCTCATTCCCTAAGGGTATGCATTATGATATCAGTTATGATGTTTCCAGATTCCTTGATGCTTCGATTGAAAAGGTAGTTCACACCTTGTTTGAAGCATTTATCTTGGTAGCAATTGTGGTATTCCTCTTCCTGGGAGACTGGCGGTCAACATTAATTCCAGCCTTAGCAGTTCCGGTTTCGTTGGTAGGAACATTTGCAGTCATGTCTGCATTTGGAATTACTTTGAATATGATCTCGCTCTTTGCGTTGGTAATGGCAATTGGGGTTGTTGTGGATGATGCAATTGTTGTTATTGAGGCAGTCCATGCCAAGATGGAAGAAAAAAATCTTTCACCCCTAAAAGCGACAGAAGAAGCGATGCATGAGATCAGTGGGGCTATTATCGCAATTACATTGGTGATGGCATCCGTTTTCATTCCAATTGCATTCATGTCGGGTCCTGTAGGAGTATTCTATCGTCAGTTCTCTATTACAATGGCTTCAGCAATTATCCTCTCCGGAGTTGTGGCCTTGACACTGACTCCTGCTTTATGTGCTTTGATCTTAAAGAACAACCACGGAAAAGTTAAGAAGAAAACACCAATTTCAATGTTCCTGGATAAATTCAATGCATTATTTACTAAAGGAGCTGGGAAATATGAGAAGCTATTGAACAAAACAGTTACCAAAAAGATGTTTACATTGCCATTGCTATTAGCATTCTGTCTTTGTACGTTCTTTTTAAGTAATTCTCTTCCTTCAGGATTTATTCCAAGTGAAGATCAGGGAATGATCTATGCTATTATTCAGACACCTCCGGGATCTACTTTGGAAAGAACGAATCAAATAGCAAAGGAACTTTTAAGAGAGTCGGAAGACATTGATGGAGTACAGTCTGTATCATCCCTTGCGGGTTATGAAATTTTGACTGAAGGTACCGGATCAAATTCGGGAACCTGTTTGATCAACCTGAAAAGCTGGGAAGACCGTAAAGA is a window from the Chryseobacterium sp. T16E-39 genome containing:
- a CDS encoding efflux RND transporter periplasmic adaptor subunit, translating into MKRAASGIALSTLLLFVGCNNKKEEKEEVTTFPITSPVKMDTVINKEYVTQIQSVKNIEVRAQEKGFLEKIYVDEGQYVHAGQTLFRIMPQLYQAELMKSKAEVEQANIELRNASTLASNNIVSKNERAMAKAKLDAANAEMKLAQIHLSFTDIKAPFSGIINRIPLKLGSLVDEGDLLTSLSDNTNVYTYFNVSEPEYLNYQTHAADRGSKEVTLIMANGDALPQKGEIQTIEGEFDNETGNIAFRAKFPNPDKLLRNGETGKVRMTLPLRNALIIPQKATYEIQDQKYVFVVGKNGVLKSRNIKVAYELPDLYVLASGLAVGDQILLEGVQKVKDDQKVKVKFQDPNKVIQSLKLKAE
- a CDS encoding efflux RND transporter permease subunit codes for the protein MFKKFIRRPVLSIVISLIIVFMGILSLVKLPITQFPSISPPKVNITAEYPGANNELLIKSVVIPLERGLNGVPGMKYMTSDAGNDGEASIQVVFDLGTDPNVAAVNVQNRVSSVVNKLPPLVVREGVKITREEPNMLMYINLYSDDPKADQKFLFNYADINVMSELRRVSGVGFADILGTREYAMRVWLKPDRLTAYNISADEVMEALNQQSLEASPGKTGESSGKRSQSFEYILKYPGRFSSEKDYGNIILKAKSAGEFVRLKDVADIEFGSSMYDIYSTLNGKPSAAITVKQSYGSNASDVIKNVKTLMASLEKTSFPKGMHYDISYDVSRFLDASIEKVVHTLFEAFILVAIVVFLFLGDWRSTLIPALAVPVSLVGTFAVMSAFGITLNMISLFALVMAIGVVVDDAIVVIEAVHAKMEEKNLSPLKATEEAMHEISGAIIAITLVMASVFIPIAFMSGPVGVFYRQFSITMASAIILSGVVALTLTPALCALILKNNHGKVKKKTPISMFLDKFNALFTKGAGKYEKLLNKTVTKKMFTLPLLLAFCLCTFFLSNSLPSGFIPSEDQGMIYAIIQTPPGSTLERTNQIAKELLRESEDIDGVQSVSSLAGYEILTEGTGSNSGTCLINLKSWEDRKESAAEIIEKLEEKAKNIPGANIEFFQPPSIPGYGAAGGFELRLLDKAGSGDYHKMEQVSNDFVKELKKRPELGSAFTFYSASFPQYMLKVDNDLAEQKGVTIASAMDNLSTLIGSNYETSFIRFDRPYKVIVQAGPQYRALPSDLLKLYVKNDKDQMVPYSDFMRLEKVYGLSEITRHNMYNSSEVSGTPAPGYSSGQAIKAIQEVADKTLPRGFGIDWAGISKDEVSRGNEAIFIFLVCLGFVYLILSAQYESFILPLPVILSLPTGIFGAFLCLKLLGLENNIYAQVAMVMLIGLLGKNAVLIVEFAVQKKAEEGIPVMKAAIEGATIRFRPILMTSFAFIAGLIPLVMATGPGAVGNRTIGTAAAGGMLIGTIFGLMIIPGLYYIFGTIAEKSRLARYEEENPLTEQTEPYEHDGKFED